One window of the Megalops cyprinoides isolate fMegCyp1 chromosome 2, fMegCyp1.pri, whole genome shotgun sequence genome contains the following:
- the LOC118773623 gene encoding C-C chemokine receptor type 4-like yields the protein MDYDYSSMLGNSTWMYDNSSFDDDYVTLCPKRNVNHLGAVYLPTFYHCIFLLSLLGNVLVLYIIYKYEKLNSMTNIFLLNLVISDLVFASSLPFWATYHASEWIFGSALCKMVSSVYYIGFYSSILFLTLMTLDRYLAVVHAITALKRRRNTYACISSAAVWFISILASLKKMILFDVRTDGDAGTLCEETGFSKEVLTRWQLIGDYMQFVVFFLLPLAVVLYCYIRITVRIIHSRMREKCRAVKLIFVIIVAFFICWTPYNVVILLRALQDSPSKDAHPCTEGLDHALYVSRNIAFLYCCINPVFYTFVGKKFRSHFQKILAKRIPCLGNQLAGSQSSRTVSQKSPHTMHE from the coding sequence ATGGATTATGACTATTCCTCCATGCTTGGCAACAGTACGTGGATGTATGACAATAGCAGTTTCGATGATGATTACGTGACTCTGTGTCCCAAAAGAAACGTCAACCATTTAGGTGCAGTCTACCTTCCGACCTTCTACCACTGCATTTTCCTGCTCAGCCTGCTTGGGAATGTACTGGTCCTGTACATCATCTACAAGTACGAGAAACTCAACAGCATGACCAACATTTTCCTGTTGAACCTGGTCATCTCTGACTTGGTGTTCGCCTCCAGCCTCCCTTTCTGGGCTACGTACCATGCCTCGGAGTGGATCTTTGGTTCGGCCCTGTGTAAGATGGTGAGCAGTGTGTACTACATTGGCTTCTACAGCTCCATTCTGTTCCTGACGCTTATGACCCTGGACAGGTACCTGGCCGTGGTGCATGCCATCACCGCTCTCAAGAGGAGAAGGAACACGTACGCCTGCATCTCCTCTGCTGCCGTGTGGTTCATTAGCATCCTAGCCAGCTTGAAAAAGATGATTCTGTTTGACGTGCGCACCGATGGTGACGCCGGTACCCTTTGCGAGGAGACTGGCTTCTCTAAAGAGGTCCTGACTCGATGGCAGCTCATAGGTGACTACATGCAGTTTGTCGTGTTTTTCCTACTTCCTCTTGCCGTTGTCCTGTACTGCTACATAAGAATCACGGTGAGGATCATACACAGTAGGATGAGGGAAAAGTGCAGGGCCGTGAAGCTCATATTTGTGATAATtgtggcatttttcatttgctggaCACCTTACAACGTGGTCATACTGCTGAGAGCTCTCCAAGACTCACCCAGCAAAGATGCTCATCCATGTACCGAAGGTCTAGACCATGCACTGTATGTAAGCCGCAACATTGCCTTCCTCTACTGCTGCATAAACCCTGTGTTCTACACTTTTGTGGGCAAAAAGTTCCGGAGCCACTTCCAGAAGATACTGGCAAAACGCATTCCTTGTCTAGGGAATCAGCTTGCGGGAAGCCAGAGCAGCAGGACAGTGTCTCAGAAGAGCCCACACACCATGCATGAGTAG